Proteins encoded in a region of the Solanum stenotomum isolate F172 unplaced genomic scaffold, ASM1918654v1 scaffold35404, whole genome shotgun sequence genome:
- the LOC125852471 gene encoding cellulose synthase-like protein D1, whose protein sequence is MATSSNPRKTDPNRPPQAVKFSRRTSSGRVVSLSRDDDLDVPGDNQNDYINYTVMMPPTPDNQPGADASGDKPDGPGPYGSSRFRTESQRRMGSRGGEDDDGGARGENASGLDRRVSVLKSNNNKSMLLRSQTQDFDHNRWLFETKGKYGIGNAFWQQDEDSYDHDTGMSMSDFMDKPWKPLTRKSKVPPEIISPYRLLILIRLVVLIFFLTWRITNPNPDAMWLWGVSIVCELWFAFSWLLDILPKFNPINRSADLAALKEKFETPSPSNPHGRSDLPGVDVFISTADPDKEPPLVTANTILSILAVEYPVEKVSVYISDDGGAIYNFEAMAEAVIFGQLWVPFCRKHNIEPRNPDSYFSQKTDPTKNKKRPDFVKDRRWIKREYDEFKVRINGLPDVIRKRCEMHNSKEEKKEKALAKENNGGSVPEDFKFQKATWMADGTHWPGTWYEPIADHKKGDHAGILQIMSKVPVNDPIMGGPNEKQLDFTGIDIRLPMFAYVSREKRPGYDHNKKAGAMNALVRASAILSNGPFILNLDCDHYVYNSMAIQEGMCYMMDRGGDRICYLQFPQRFEGIDPSDRYANHNTVFFDGNMRALDGLQGPVYVGTGCMFRRYALYGFHPPRANEYTGFLGQNKKQAKNVALPSELDDDSQPLTGHPDLDLPKQFGNSTMFVESIAVAEFQGRPLADHITVKNGRPPGALLIPRPPLDAPTVAEAIAVISCWFEDKTEWGDRIGWIYGSVTEDVVTGYRMHNRGWRSVYCITKRDAFRGTAPINLTDRLHQVLRWATGSVEIFYSRNNPILASPRLKFLQRIAYFNVGVYPFTSIFLVVYCFIPAFCLFTGQFIVQNLNVYFLSYLLLITVTLVLISLLEVKWSGIGLEELWRNEQFWLIGGTSAHFAAVIQGFLKVIAGVEISFTLTSKSTGEDEDDIYADLYVVKWTSLFILPLTIMVVNIMALVIGISRTVYSIIPQWNRLFGGVFFSFWVLSHLYPFAKGLMGRKGRVSTIIYIWSGLIAITVSLLWITLQNNVEGGGNFNI, encoded by the exons ATGGCGACTTCTTCGAATCCAAGAAAAACAGATCCGAACCGTCCACCACAGGCGGTGAAATTCTCACGACGCACGTCCAGTGGACGTGTGGTGAGTTTATCCCGGGACGATGATTTGGATGTCCCGGGAGATAATCAAAATGATTACATAAATTATACAGTTATGATGCCACCGACCCCTGATAATCAACCAGGGGCCGATGCTAGTGGTGACAAGCCAGATGGTCCTGGACCATATGGCTCGTCGAGATTCAGGACAGAGTCCCAAAGGCGAATGGGTAGTCGTGGAGGTGAAGATGATGATGGTGGTGCAAGAGGGGAAAATGCCTCGGGTTTGGATCGTAGGGTGTCTGTATTGAAATCgaataataataaatcaatgTTACTAAGGAGCCAAACTCAAGATTTTGATCATAATCGTTGGCTTTTCGAAACTAAAGGAAAATATGGTATTGGAAATGCATTTTGGCAACAAGATGAAGATTCATATGATCATGATACTGGAATGAGTATGTCTGATTTTATGGATAAACCATGGAAACCACTTACAAGAAAAAGTAAAGTCCCTCCTGAGATCATTAGCCCCTACAG aTTGCTTATTCTTATCCGGTTAGTGGTGTTAATTTTCTTCTTGACGTGGCGTATAACTAATCCAAATCCAGATGCAATGTGGCTATGGGGAGTATCGATAGTATGTGAATTATGGTTTGCATTTTCATGGCTTCTTGATATCCTTCCGAAATTCAACCCTATAAACAGATCAGCTGATTTAGCTGCACTTAAAGAAAAATTCGAAACACCGTCTCCTTCTAATCCTCATGGTAGATCTGATCTACCAGGAGTTGATGTGTTCATTTCTACAGCTGATCCTGATAAAGAGCCTCCTCTTGTCACGGCTAATACTATACTTTCGATTCTTGCTGTCGAATATCCTGTTGAGAAAGTATCTGTTTACATCTCTGATGATGGTGGTGCTATCTATAACTTTGAAGCCATGGCTGAGGCTGTGATCTTTGGTCAG CTTTGGGTGCCATTTTGTCGAAAACATAACATTGAGCCAAGAAATCCAGATAGTTACTTCAGTCAGAAGACAGATCCAACGAAAAACAAGAAACGCCCTGATTTTGTGAAGGATCGACGTTGGATCAAGAGGGAGTATGATGAATTCAAGGTTAGGATCAATGGTCTACCAGATGTCATACGCAAAAGATGCGAGATGCATAACtcgaaagaagaaaaaaaggaaaaggcaCTTGCTAAGGAGAACAATGGAGGGAGTGTTCCTGAagatttcaagtttcaaaaggCAACTTGGATGGCTGATGGCACACATTGGCCTGGCACATGGTATGAGCCTATTGCTGATCATAAAAAAGGAGACCATGCTGGGATATTGCAA ATAATGAGCAAGGTGCCGGTAAATGATCCAATAATGGGAGGTCCCAATGAGAAGCAATTAGACTTCACCGGTATTGACATCCGACTTCCCATGTTTGCATATGTCTCTCGTGAAAAGCGTCCAGGTTATGATCATAACAAGAAGGCAGGAGCTATGAATGCTTTGGTAAGAGCTTCTGCAATTCTTTCAAATGGACCGTTCATACTCAACTTGGATTGTGATCATTACGTCTACAACTCCATGGCCATTCAAGAGGGTATGTGTTACATGATGGACCGTGGTGGTGATCGTATCTGCTACCTACAATTCCCTCAAAGATTTGAAGGAATTGATCCATCTGATAGATATGCTAATCATAACACTGTGTTTTTTGATG GAAATATGAGAGCTTTGGATGGTCTACAAGGTCCTGTATACGTCGGGACTGGATGTATGTTCAGGCGCTATGCACTCTACGGTTTCCATCCACCACGAGCTAATGAGTACACCGGCTTCCTTGGACAAAACAAGAAACAAGCTAAAAATGTTGCTTTGCCATCAGAACTAGACGACGATTCACAACCTTTAACAGGACATCCTGACTTGGACTTGCCAAAGCAATTTGGAAATTCTACAATGTTTGTTGAGTCAATTGCAGTGGCTGAGTTTCAAGGCCGGCCTCTAGCCGATCACATCACTGTTAAAAATGGAAGGCCACCTGGTGCCTTGCTCATCCCGCGTCCTCCTCTAGATGCACCAACTGTAGCTGAGGCAATTGCAGTCATCTCTTGCTG GTTTGAGGACAAAACAGAATGGGGAGATAGAATAGGATGGATTTATGGATCAGTGACAGAGGATGTGGTGACAGGATACAGAATGCACAATCGTGGATGGCGATCTGTCTACTGCATTACAAAACGAGATGCATTCCGTGGGACTGCACCTATCAACCTGACTGATCGTTTACACCAGGTTCTCCGTTGGGCAACTGGTTCAGTCGAGATCTTCTACTCTCGTAACAATCCCATCCTTGCCAGCCCTCGCCTCAAGTTCTTACAACGCATTGCCTACTTCAACGTTGGTGTCTATCCTTTCACCTCAATATTCCTTGTTGTCTACTGTTTCATCCCAGCCTTCTGTCTCTTCACTGGCCAATTCATTGTACAAAACCTCAATGTCTACTTTCTTTCGTACCTCTTACTTATCACTGTCACTCTTGTCCTCATTTCCCTCCTTGAAGTCAAATGGTCTGGTATAGGCCTTGAGGAACTATGGCGTAATGAACAATTTTGGCTCATCGGTGGTACGAGTGCTCACTTTGCTGCTGTTATACAAGGATTCTTGAAAGTTATAGCTGGTGTTGAGATTTCATTCACATTGACATCTAAATCTACTGGTGAAGATGAAGATGACATATATGCTGATTTATATGTAGTGAAATGGACAAGTCTTTTTATACTTCCATTGACAATTATGGTTGTTAACATAATGGCACTTGTTATTGGCATATCAAGAACAGTATATAGTATTATACCACAATGGAACAGGCTATTTGGAGGTGTCTTTTTTAGCTTTTGGGTATTGTCACATTTATATCCATTTGCTAAAGGATTGATGGGAAGAAAAGGAAGAGTCtcaacaattatatatatatggtcaGGCCTTATTGCTATTACTGTTTCTTTGCTTTGGATTACTCTTCAAAATAATGTTGAAGGAGGTGGCAACTTTAATATCTAG
- the LOC125852448 gene encoding chalcone synthase 2 translates to MVTVEEVRRAQRAKGPATIMAIGTATPSNCVDQSTYPDYYFRITNSEHMTELKEKFKRMCDKSMINKRYMHLTEEILKENPNICEYMAPSLDARQDIVVVEVPKLGKEAAQKAIKEWGQPKSKITHVVFCTTSGVDMPGADYQLTKLLGLRPSVKRLMMYQQGCFAGGTVIRLAKDLAENNKGARVLVVCSEITAVTFRGPSDTHLDSMVGQALFGDGAAAMIIGSDPLPEVERPLFELVSAAQTLLPDSEGAIDGHLREVGLTFHLLKDVPGLISKNIEKSLIEAFQPLGISDWNSIFWIAHPGGPAILDQVELKLGLKPEKLRATRQVLSDYGNMSSACVLFILDEMRKASSKEGHSTTGEGLDWGVLFGFGPGLTVETVVLHSVST, encoded by the exons ATGGTCACCGTAGAGGAGGTTCGAAGGGCGCAACGTGCAAAGGGGCCGGCTACTATCATGGCCATAGGCACGGCGACTCCTTCGAACTGTGTTGATCAAAGCACTTATCCTGATTATTATTTTCGAATCACTAATAGCGAGCATATGACTGAGCTTAAAGAGAAATTTAAGCGCATGT GTGATAAATCAATgattaataagagatatatgCACTTAACAGAAGAAATTCTGAAAGAGAACCCAAATATTTGTGAATACATGGCTCCTTCACTTGATGCTAGGCAAGATATAGTGGTGGTTGAAGTGCCAAAACTTGGCAAAGAAGCAGCCCAAAAGGCCATTAAAGAATGGGGCCAGCCCAAGTCCAAGATTACCCATGTGGTCTTTTGCACCACTAGTGGGGTGGACATGCCTGGGGCTGACTACCAACTCACTAAGCTTCTTGGTCTTCGACCTTCGGTCAAGCGACTCATGATGTACCAACAAGGTTGCTTTGCTGGTGGGACTGTTATCCGACTGGCAAAGGACTTAGCTGAAAACAACAAGGGTGCTCGAGTCCTTGTTGTTTGCTCAGAGATCACTGCAGTTACTTTTCGTGGTCCAAGTGATACTCACTTGGATAGTATGGTTGGACAAGCCCTTTTTGGTGATGGGGCAGCTGCGATGATTATAGGTTCAGATCCATTACCAGAAGTTGAAAGGCCTTTGTTTGAGCTCGTCTCTGCAGCCCAAACTCTCCTCCCTGATAGCGAAGGTGCTATTGATGGTCACCTTCGCGAAGTTGGGCTAACATTTCACTTACTCAAAGATGTTCCTGGATTGAtctcaaaaaatattgaaaagagtttgatagAAGCATTCCAACCATTAGGCATTTCTGATTGGAACTCTATCTTTTGGATCGCTCACCCTGGTGGGCCGGCAATTCTTGACCAAGTTGAACTAAAATTGGGCCTAAAGCCCGAAAAACTTCGGGCTACTAGGCAAGTTTTAAGTGACTATGGAAATATGTCTAGTGCTTGTGTTCTATTTATTTTAGATGAAATGAGAAAGGCCTCATCCAAAGAAGGGCATAGTACCACTGGTGAAGGCCTTGATTGGGGTGTACTTTTTGGATTTGGGCCTGGGCTTACAGTTGAGACTGTTGTGCTCCATAGTGTGTCTACTTAG
- the LOC125852459 gene encoding uncharacterized protein LOC125852459, giving the protein MKQFLPHSILVKMAFRMRYLKSMTNAFAANRSFASSTAPRFSSAGGSTHVNPKKLSMTNGDMAPVYVLGGTLAVAIGLCIFTMKQQLFHGPGVFVTKKKRENLAEVDFPDAMASSGTKYIDKSVLRKFGRIQEPINSQYDIDPYTRPRKIESLKSVGV; this is encoded by the exons ATGAAACAATTTCTTCCACATTCCATCCTTGTGAAAATGGCCTTCAGAATg AGGTATTTGAAATCCATGACGAATGCCTTCGCGGCGAATCGATCGTTTGCTTCTTCTACTGCTCCAAGATTTTCCTCTGCTGGTGGTTCTACTCATGTCAATCCTAAGAA GTTGTCAATGACTAATGGGGATATGGCACCAGTGTATGTATTGGGTGGAACATTAGCAGTGGCAATAGGACTATGCATTTTCACAATGAAACAACAATTATTTCATGGTCCTGGAGTTTTTGTCaccaaaaaaaagagagaaaatctTGCTGAAGTTGATTTCCCTGATGCAATGGCTAGTTCTGGTACTAAGTATATTGACAAATCTGTCTTGAGGAAATTTGGAAGAATTCAAGAGCCTATTAATTCTCAATATGACATTGATCCTTACACAAG GCCAAGAAAAATTGAGTCCTTGAAATCAGTTGGAGTTTGA